The Rhodothermus profundi genome includes a window with the following:
- a CDS encoding serine/threonine-protein kinase, producing MGRPERIGDLQPFAELASGPTATVYKAYQASLDRFVLLKILRPELADDATFVQRFEEEARLAARVQHPNVVAVYAFGREGPHVYFATEFVEGVSLRELLTRGPLPPALALYIAAEVARGLKAAHEKGVLHRDLKPANILISFEGQVKLTDFGMASLLTQGGQGEIRGTPGYLAPEQVLGEAPGPAADLFALGATLFEMLTGVPAFPGEAPGEIFDALLHHDPIPRLRSLAAVPEEVVALCARLLAKRPETRYADAAALLKDLEALRHQPDLHATAEDLAAYVENPEAFFERAASPAPPSTPPATPRPTRRRQWLPGAAAATIVLLGLVLLVWQLQPPDPNNAAPSASAFSPRPPAPAESLTAPSFTEPRPTEQHPQPDTLPQRIAEQPAAPPPPAPPEVEQSTTAATDTARATLGPPPPSNLSPEPARLRLEVTPWAYVMLEHAEGLDSLGATPLDYPLELSPGSYTLHFYNPEFPPYRLNLALQPGQDTLVAVSLWMQVARLWLEVHPWAHVYIDDRYYDAIPPQEQPFILPPGLHRLRLVHPELGAYDTLLQLQAGTEQTLRIDLLQRRR from the coding sequence ATGGGACGTCCAGAACGCATAGGTGATCTGCAACCCTTTGCGGAGCTGGCTTCCGGCCCCACGGCCACGGTTTACAAAGCCTATCAGGCGTCGCTGGATCGTTTCGTCCTGCTCAAAATTCTGCGGCCGGAACTAGCCGACGATGCCACGTTCGTGCAGCGCTTTGAGGAAGAAGCCCGGCTGGCTGCGCGCGTCCAGCACCCAAACGTCGTAGCCGTTTATGCTTTTGGACGGGAGGGACCGCACGTCTATTTCGCTACCGAGTTTGTCGAAGGGGTTTCGCTGCGCGAACTCCTTACGCGTGGCCCCCTGCCCCCTGCCCTGGCCCTATACATCGCTGCCGAAGTTGCCCGTGGCCTGAAGGCGGCGCATGAAAAGGGCGTGCTGCACCGCGACCTCAAACCGGCCAATATCCTGATTTCCTTCGAAGGCCAGGTCAAGCTGACCGACTTCGGCATGGCTTCCCTGCTTACCCAGGGGGGGCAGGGGGAAATACGAGGCACGCCCGGCTACCTGGCCCCGGAACAAGTGCTCGGAGAAGCGCCCGGACCGGCTGCTGATCTATTTGCCCTCGGCGCCACGCTTTTTGAAATGCTGACAGGAGTTCCGGCCTTTCCTGGCGAAGCACCCGGCGAAATCTTCGATGCCTTGCTCCATCACGATCCTATCCCCCGCCTGCGTTCCCTTGCTGCCGTGCCGGAAGAGGTAGTAGCCCTTTGCGCCCGCTTGCTGGCCAAACGGCCCGAAACGCGCTACGCAGATGCGGCTGCGCTGCTTAAAGACCTGGAAGCCTTGCGCCATCAACCCGACCTGCATGCCACCGCCGAAGACCTGGCTGCCTATGTCGAAAATCCCGAAGCCTTTTTCGAGCGAGCTGCCTCGCCTGCTCCTCCGTCAACACCGCCCGCTACTCCCCGTCCCACACGTCGACGCCAATGGCTGCCAGGCGCCGCTGCCGCTACCATCGTCTTGCTTGGCCTGGTGCTTCTGGTATGGCAACTCCAACCCCCCGATCCGAACAATGCGGCCCCTTCCGCGTCGGCTTTTTCTCCCCGACCACCTGCTCCGGCAGAGTCGCTGACGGCTCCGTCCTTTACCGAACCACGGCCGACCGAACAGCACCCTCAGCCCGACACCCTGCCCCAACGCATTGCCGAGCAGCCTGCCGCTCCCCCGCCACCTGCTCCCCCTGAAGTGGAGCAATCGACCACCGCAGCCACCGACACCGCCCGAGCCACGCTCGGGCCGCCTCCTCCCTCCAATCTATCCCCGGAACCCGCCCGGCTTCGTCTGGAGGTTACGCCATGGGCCTATGTAATGCTGGAACACGCCGAGGGGCTCGACTCGCTGGGCGCCACGCCCCTGGATTATCCCCTGGAACTTTCTCCCGGCAGCTATACGCTCCACTTCTATAACCCAGAATTTCCGCCTTATCGACTGAACCTGGCACTTCAGCCAGGCCAGGACACCCTGGTTGCGGTCTCACTCTGGATGCAGGTTGCCCGTCTGTGGCTGGAGGTCCATCCCTGGGCCCATGTGTACATTGATGATCGGTACTACGACGCTATCCCTCCCCAAGAACAGCCGTTTATCCTGCCGCCCGGATTGCATCGCCTGCGGCTGGTGCATCCAGAACTGGGTGCCTATGATACGCTGCTCCAGCTTCAGGCGGGTACCGAGCAGACGTTGCGCATCGATCTACTGCAGCGACGTCGATAG
- a CDS encoding kelch repeat-containing protein — MRVLMLCSLVLIVLPVRGQVWREVPPMPTPRYAAAAAVLNGYLYVIGGIGADGALLTTVEAYDPVRRTWIRDLPHLDDPRAYAAAVVLNGRIYLIGGLEGDTLAHAEATDDVLVFHPKTGWEEVASLEEARYGLVAVAFKDRIYAIGGLSREAQMVDRVGRQPVPLNTIEVYDSQQDEWQLRARLPHAVAFAAAALLGEDIYVFGGLSKNIPVALIQRFRPTTSEVTPLGATLPQVWWAGAALPYQNKIILLGGLGDRETPLPNVYAVQFMERAAEFRERPPLLQARLSFAAVVHNDTVFVFGGLNQRDGYPLRTAEAAAAAVLTPREALTLPADFELALPYPQPFREQVTLTFRVSTRLPGALVQLEVYDLLGRLVTRLLNQPLPPGQHTLFWTGLDAAGHPVPAGVYLVRLRQGPYQHERLLIRTR; from the coding sequence ATGCGGGTCCTGATGTTATGCAGTCTGGTGCTGATCGTGCTGCCGGTGCGCGGGCAGGTCTGGCGCGAAGTGCCCCCGATGCCAACGCCCCGGTACGCAGCCGCTGCGGCGGTATTGAACGGCTACCTTTACGTAATCGGCGGGATCGGTGCAGACGGTGCCTTGCTAACTACTGTTGAAGCCTACGATCCGGTTCGCCGCACCTGGATCCGTGACCTGCCCCATCTGGATGACCCGCGGGCCTATGCAGCGGCTGTGGTGCTGAACGGTCGCATCTATCTGATCGGCGGACTGGAAGGAGACACGCTGGCCCACGCTGAAGCCACCGACGATGTGCTGGTCTTTCATCCGAAAACAGGTTGGGAAGAGGTGGCGTCGCTGGAAGAGGCGCGCTACGGCCTAGTAGCCGTAGCTTTCAAAGACCGCATCTATGCAATTGGGGGGCTGTCGCGCGAGGCACAAATGGTTGATCGAGTGGGCAGGCAACCGGTCCCCCTGAATACGATTGAAGTCTATGATTCGCAACAAGATGAGTGGCAACTTAGAGCCCGTCTACCACATGCCGTTGCGTTTGCAGCCGCAGCACTTCTGGGCGAAGATATCTATGTTTTTGGCGGGCTCAGCAAAAACATTCCGGTCGCCTTGATTCAACGTTTTCGCCCGACCACCAGCGAGGTCACGCCTTTAGGCGCTACCCTCCCCCAGGTATGGTGGGCTGGAGCCGCCCTGCCCTATCAGAACAAAATTATTCTGCTTGGAGGACTTGGTGACCGGGAAACCCCGTTGCCCAACGTTTATGCTGTGCAGTTCATGGAGAGAGCTGCAGAGTTTCGCGAGCGTCCTCCCCTGCTGCAAGCTCGCCTTAGCTTTGCCGCCGTGGTGCATAACGATACCGTGTTTGTTTTTGGAGGCCTGAATCAGCGCGACGGTTATCCGTTGCGTACGGCTGAAGCCGCCGCTGCGGCCGTCCTGACGCCGCGGGAAGCTCTTACCTTACCTGCCGACTTTGAGCTGGCGCTGCCTTATCCGCAACCGTTCCGCGAGCAGGTTACCCTGACGTTTCGCGTCAGCACGCGTTTGCCCGGTGCGCTGGTGCAACTGGAGGTATACGACCTGCTGGGACGCCTGGTCACCCGGCTGCTGAATCAGCCGCTTCCGCCGGGCCAGCACACGCTCTTCTGGACAGGTCTTGACGCAGCGGGACATCCCGTGCCCGCCGGCGTTTATCTGGTACGTCTGCGGCAGGGGCCCTACCAACATGAACGTCTGCTGATTCGGACTCGCTAA
- a CDS encoding RtcB family protein: MAALRFVKVHDYLWEIPKAGGMRVPARIYASERILRELKEDQAPQQAVNVAHLPGIVKYSLAMPDIHWGYGFPIGGVAAFDLEEGVISPGGVGYDINCGVRLLASRLTYEEVAPHLERLVDILFRRVPTGVGAAGALKVSRQELRRVAVEGAHWAVRQGFGSETDLAFIEESGRMEGADPDAVSERAYERGRDQLGTLGSGNHFLEVGYVAQIFDDEAARVLGLFPGQVTVIIHTGSRGFGYQICDDYLAIMDRALAKYHIRLPDRQLACAPLRSPEGQQYLAAMRCGINFAFANRQIIAHNTRKAFAEALGMREEEVGLRTVYEVAHNIAKIEEHTIDGEQRRVCVHRKGATRAFPPGHPQIPAAYRSIGQPVLIPGDMGRYSYVLIGTEQAMQETFGSTCHGAGRQLSRRKAKKVASGRRVADELRAQGIIVRGASLRTINEEIPEAYKDVAEVVEVCHQAGISRKVAQLRPIGCIKG; this comes from the coding sequence ATGGCGGCATTGCGCTTTGTCAAGGTGCACGACTATCTCTGGGAAATCCCTAAAGCGGGTGGCATGCGGGTGCCCGCCCGCATTTATGCGAGCGAAAGGATCTTGCGCGAGCTAAAGGAAGATCAGGCGCCCCAGCAGGCGGTCAACGTGGCCCATTTGCCGGGTATTGTCAAGTACTCGCTGGCGATGCCCGACATTCACTGGGGCTATGGCTTTCCCATTGGCGGCGTGGCCGCATTTGATCTGGAAGAAGGGGTAATCTCGCCCGGAGGGGTGGGCTACGACATTAACTGCGGCGTGCGGCTACTGGCCAGCCGGTTGACTTATGAGGAGGTGGCTCCCCACCTGGAGCGACTCGTCGATATTCTTTTCCGGCGGGTTCCTACAGGGGTTGGGGCTGCCGGAGCGCTCAAAGTGTCGCGCCAGGAGCTGCGGCGCGTGGCTGTCGAAGGGGCCCACTGGGCCGTACGTCAGGGCTTCGGTTCCGAAACAGATCTGGCCTTTATTGAGGAAAGCGGACGCATGGAGGGCGCTGATCCGGATGCTGTGTCGGAACGCGCCTATGAACGCGGTCGCGATCAACTCGGTACGCTGGGCTCGGGCAACCACTTCCTGGAGGTCGGCTACGTGGCGCAAATTTTCGATGACGAAGCCGCCCGGGTGCTAGGGCTTTTTCCCGGACAGGTGACCGTTATCATTCACACGGGATCCCGGGGCTTTGGTTATCAGATCTGTGATGACTATCTGGCGATTATGGACCGCGCATTGGCCAAATATCACATTCGCCTGCCCGATCGCCAGCTTGCTTGCGCGCCGCTGCGCTCACCAGAAGGACAGCAGTACCTGGCGGCCATGCGTTGCGGCATCAATTTCGCCTTTGCCAACCGCCAGATCATTGCACATAACACGCGCAAGGCGTTTGCCGAAGCGCTGGGCATGCGAGAAGAAGAGGTGGGGCTGCGGACGGTTTACGAGGTCGCCCATAATATTGCCAAGATTGAAGAACACACCATCGATGGCGAGCAGCGGCGCGTCTGCGTGCATCGCAAGGGTGCCACCCGGGCCTTTCCGCCAGGGCATCCACAAATTCCGGCCGCCTATCGAAGCATAGGACAGCCCGTGCTGATACCTGGCGATATGGGCCGCTACTCTTATGTGCTGATCGGCACGGAACAGGCCATGCAAGAGACTTTTGGCAGCACGTGTCATGGAGCTGGCCGACAGCTCAGTCGAAGAAAGGCCAAGAAGGTAGCCAGTGGACGCCGCGTTGCCGACGAACTGCGTGCCCAGGGGATCATTGTGCGCGGCGCCAGCCTGCGAACCATTAATGAGGAAATCCCGGAGGCCTATAAGGATGTAGCGGAAGTGGTTGAGGTGTGCCATCAGGCAGGTATCTCACGCAAAGTGGCGCAACTTCGACCCATCGGATGCATCAAGGGATGA
- a CDS encoding amylo-alpha-1,6-glucosidase produces the protein MNATAALREQARQILESNWTGRFTRPAPRLYPHQWSWDAAFIALGWAHVDQKRAQQELRHLFRAQWRNGLVPHIVFDRRARGYFPGPQVWETHRCPHAPARKATSGVVQPPLHATAAWAIYQQATDRSAARAFLEELFPKLVAWHDYLFRERDPQGEGLVYIRHPWESGMDNAPLWDGIEQRMHLNPSDRPRYRRVDTMLVAEADRPTGAEYDRYVYLVRLFAEAGYDEARIREACPFLVQDVLFNTLLCQAEQDLAEIASVLGEDPEPFRQRARRVAEAVNRCLWDEQRALYFDYDLGVSQRIWVRMAACFTPLFASIPDGLQAARLVSHLEASGFFNWDGSRYSVPSYDPNGLGFSPVQYWRGPVWININWLLIEGLARYGYTEHAAHLCRTVRLLVERHGFYEYYHPYTGEGHGSEQFSWTAALVLDLLARRPTWMQWGVRSTRRRAVA, from the coding sequence ATGAATGCAACGGCAGCTTTACGGGAACAGGCGCGTCAAATTCTGGAGTCCAACTGGACGGGGCGTTTTACCAGGCCGGCTCCGCGTCTGTACCCGCACCAGTGGTCCTGGGATGCAGCGTTCATTGCATTAGGGTGGGCGCATGTAGATCAGAAACGAGCGCAGCAGGAGCTGCGGCATTTGTTTCGGGCGCAATGGCGCAATGGACTGGTGCCCCACATTGTGTTTGACCGGCGGGCGCGGGGCTACTTTCCAGGACCCCAGGTCTGGGAAACCCATCGTTGCCCGCACGCTCCGGCTCGCAAGGCAACTTCTGGCGTGGTGCAGCCCCCTCTGCATGCGACGGCGGCCTGGGCTATTTACCAGCAGGCGACCGATCGAAGCGCAGCGCGCGCTTTTCTGGAAGAGCTTTTTCCAAAGCTGGTAGCCTGGCACGACTACCTTTTTCGGGAGCGTGATCCCCAGGGGGAGGGACTGGTGTACATACGCCATCCCTGGGAGTCGGGCATGGACAATGCGCCGCTGTGGGATGGGATCGAACAGCGAATGCACCTGAACCCGAGCGATCGGCCGCGCTACCGGCGCGTCGATACCATGCTGGTGGCCGAAGCCGACCGCCCCACAGGGGCTGAATACGATCGCTATGTATACCTGGTGCGCCTGTTCGCCGAAGCAGGCTACGACGAAGCGCGCATTCGGGAAGCGTGCCCGTTCCTGGTGCAAGACGTGCTGTTTAACACCTTGCTTTGCCAGGCCGAGCAGGACCTGGCAGAAATTGCGTCGGTGCTGGGCGAAGATCCGGAGCCGTTTCGCCAGCGGGCACGTCGGGTCGCCGAGGCCGTCAACCGATGCCTCTGGGATGAACAGCGGGCGTTGTATTTCGACTATGATCTGGGCGTGAGCCAGCGAATCTGGGTGCGCATGGCCGCCTGCTTTACGCCCCTGTTTGCCAGCATTCCTGATGGACTCCAGGCGGCCCGGCTGGTCAGTCATCTGGAGGCTTCCGGCTTTTTTAACTGGGACGGTTCACGATATTCGGTGCCCAGTTATGACCCGAATGGACTGGGCTTTTCACCCGTGCAATACTGGCGCGGACCGGTCTGGATCAACATTAACTGGCTGCTGATCGAGGGGCTTGCCCGGTACGGCTACACAGAACATGCGGCCCATCTCTGCCGCACCGTGCGCCTGCTGGTCGAGCGTCACGGCTTTTACGAATACTACCATCCGTACACAGGTGAAGGGCACGGCTCGGAGCAGTTTTCCTGGACAGCAGCGCTGGTGTTGGATCTTCTGGCTCGTCGGCCTACCTGGATGCAGTGGGGCGTGCGTTCGACGCGGCGCCGCGCCGTGGCCTGA
- the mpgS gene encoding mannosyl-3-phosphoglycerate synthase, which translates to MRIEIPREAERFGANHIYGVQKVYELDSGLRQDAPASENSVIQNLPYETLYEIERDMAIVVPIRDERLKLLEGVLFGIPHQCTVIIVSNSRRAPVDRFKMEQDAIETWSRFTQKQLLLVHQKDPFIARALAEAGYPYILDENDLVANGKAEGMIIATLLARILGKRYIGFIDADNYFPGAVYEYVHEYAAGFALSKSPYTMVRIAWHSKPKVVQSQLFFAKYGRTSVVTNRFLNQLISYYTGFETEVIRTGNAGEHAMTMELAMLLDYATGYAIEPYHYIDLLEKYGGVIESAHPEVMQHQVNVFQIESRNPHLHESKGEEHIDDMILSSLQVIYHSKICPEPIKREVLRELYRRGILAKGEEPAPPRIYPALLHVDLEAFRDALMRAPYGEQLETIAQVRGYRRRLPRPTAVTPPEGDGSEQVATPA; encoded by the coding sequence ATGCGCATTGAGATACCACGGGAAGCTGAGCGGTTTGGTGCCAATCACATCTACGGCGTACAGAAGGTCTATGAACTAGACTCAGGCCTTCGCCAGGATGCACCGGCTTCGGAAAACAGCGTCATCCAGAATCTTCCCTATGAAACCCTCTATGAGATCGAGCGCGACATGGCCATTGTCGTTCCGATTCGGGACGAACGTCTCAAGCTGCTGGAAGGTGTATTGTTTGGGATCCCTCATCAGTGCACTGTAATCATCGTATCGAACAGCCGGCGCGCTCCGGTTGACCGCTTTAAGATGGAGCAGGATGCCATTGAAACCTGGTCGCGTTTCACGCAAAAGCAGTTGTTGCTGGTCCATCAGAAAGATCCCTTCATCGCCCGCGCCCTGGCCGAAGCCGGTTACCCGTATATCCTGGATGAAAATGATCTGGTGGCCAATGGCAAAGCAGAAGGAATGATCATCGCCACCCTTCTGGCGCGCATCCTGGGCAAACGGTACATCGGGTTTATTGATGCCGACAACTACTTTCCGGGCGCTGTTTACGAGTACGTGCATGAATATGCCGCTGGTTTTGCGTTGAGCAAGTCGCCCTATACCATGGTGCGCATTGCCTGGCACAGCAAACCCAAAGTGGTCCAGTCGCAGCTTTTCTTTGCCAAGTACGGCCGCACGTCGGTCGTTACCAACCGTTTCCTGAATCAGCTTATCAGTTATTACACAGGCTTTGAAACCGAAGTAATCCGCACGGGCAATGCGGGCGAGCATGCCATGACGATGGAGCTGGCCATGCTCCTCGACTATGCCACGGGCTACGCCATCGAGCCCTATCACTACATTGATCTGCTCGAGAAGTATGGCGGCGTCATTGAAAGTGCCCATCCCGAAGTGATGCAGCATCAGGTAAACGTCTTTCAGATTGAGTCGCGCAATCCCCACCTGCACGAGTCGAAAGGAGAAGAACACATCGACGACATGATTCTTTCTTCGCTGCAGGTAATCTATCATTCCAAGATCTGTCCCGAGCCGATCAAGCGGGAGGTGCTGCGTGAGCTGTATCGGCGAGGCATCCTGGCCAAAGGAGAAGAGCCGGCCCCGCCACGCATCTATCCGGCCCTGCTACACGTGGATCTGGAAGCCTTCCGAGATGCGCTGATGCGCGCGCCCTATGGTGAGCAGTTGGAAACGATTGCGCAGGTGCGGGGTTATCGCCGCCGGCTGCCTCGGCCAACGGCCGTCACGCCTCCCGAAGGTGATGGATCCGAACAGGTTGCCACCCCTGCATGA
- the mpgP gene encoding mannosyl-3-phosphoglycerate phosphatase, translating to MNRLPTPLPVVFTDLDGTLLDLHTYDPGPAREAVALLQERRIPIVFCSSKTRAEQLVYRRLLRIQDPFIVENGAAIFIPKGYFTVPHEARPTSHGLEVIELGRPAAAIRRALREIRKETGLSFQGYHEMTLEEVSRLTGLPPEAARRATAREYSETIVVDFGPADWQRFNAALVAHGLVCFAGGRFHTVVGLGTDKGRAVHLLAELYRRQYGSILTIGLGDSPNDVPMLRAVERPFLVQRPDGSWESVDVPGLVPVPAPGPEGWRMAIEQLLTQLAV from the coding sequence ATGAACCGGTTACCCACGCCTCTGCCAGTCGTCTTTACGGATCTGGACGGGACGCTGCTGGACCTGCATACGTACGATCCCGGTCCAGCCCGTGAAGCTGTAGCGCTGCTGCAGGAACGCCGCATTCCCATTGTGTTCTGCTCCTCTAAAACGCGGGCCGAACAGCTTGTCTACCGGCGCCTGCTGCGCATTCAAGATCCTTTCATTGTGGAAAACGGAGCCGCCATCTTTATCCCTAAGGGTTATTTCACAGTACCCCACGAAGCACGCCCCACCTCGCATGGCCTGGAAGTCATCGAACTGGGCCGTCCAGCAGCGGCCATTCGCCGCGCCCTTCGGGAAATCCGCAAAGAGACCGGGCTGTCATTCCAGGGCTACCACGAAATGACCCTTGAAGAAGTATCTCGACTGACTGGCCTGCCGCCAGAAGCAGCGCGCCGCGCCACGGCTCGCGAGTATAGTGAAACCATTGTCGTGGACTTCGGCCCGGCCGACTGGCAGCGATTCAATGCGGCCCTGGTTGCGCATGGCCTGGTATGCTTTGCAGGTGGCCGTTTTCACACCGTTGTGGGCCTCGGCACCGATAAAGGTCGCGCCGTCCATCTGTTGGCCGAGCTGTACCGCCGGCAATACGGCTCCATTCTTACGATCGGGCTGGGCGACAGCCCCAACGACGTTCCCATGCTTCGCGCTGTCGAACGCCCCTTTCTGGTACAGCGACCCGACGGAAGCTGGGAGTCGGTCGATGTGCCGGGCCTGGTACCTGTTCCAGCTCCTGGCCCTGAAGGCTGGCGCATGGCTATCGAACAACTCCTGACCCAGCTTGCCGTTTAA
- a CDS encoding NAD(P)/FAD-dependent oxidoreductase produces MASVVIVGGGAIGLASAFFLHRRGVFSITVLDQGPIGNGCSYGNAGFLSPSHMVPLAAPGVIGKGLRWLLDPESPFYIRPRWDLELFRWLWRFRRSATATHVTRSAPVLQALLERSRDLTAQIQDVTEDFELRQDGLLMPYQSEEGRGECEQLAREAARLGMTHEWVPVDRLNELAGMEVRAIGGLFFPGDAHLRPDRFTAALHRYLERQGVQFLPETEVTGLVRRGRQVTEVQTSNGTLAADQVVVAAGAWSARLVRAVGYRLPLQPAKGYSLTFTPPPELVPRRPLLLTETKVAVTPFREAFRLAGTLELSGLELSIRQRRVQAIYRAAQRYLPALPLPPIEQAEIWAGLRPCTPDGLPVVDRVPGTDNLWLATGHAMLGISLAAVTGELVAALVGEDTPPIDPALLRADRWSS; encoded by the coding sequence ATGGCATCGGTTGTTATTGTAGGAGGCGGCGCTATCGGGTTGGCGTCCGCCTTTTTTCTGCATCGACGGGGAGTTTTTTCCATTACGGTACTGGACCAGGGCCCTATTGGCAATGGCTGTTCCTACGGGAACGCCGGATTTTTGAGTCCGAGTCACATGGTACCGCTTGCAGCACCTGGCGTGATTGGAAAAGGATTGCGCTGGCTGCTGGATCCAGAAAGCCCTTTCTATATTCGGCCTCGATGGGATCTGGAGCTTTTCCGGTGGCTCTGGCGCTTTCGCCGGTCGGCCACGGCAACGCATGTAACGCGCAGTGCTCCGGTATTGCAGGCGCTGCTGGAGCGCAGTCGCGATCTGACAGCCCAGATCCAGGACGTAACGGAGGATTTTGAGTTGCGTCAGGACGGCCTGCTGATGCCTTACCAGAGTGAAGAAGGGCGAGGCGAGTGTGAACAACTGGCCCGAGAGGCAGCGCGGTTGGGCATGACCCATGAGTGGGTTCCGGTGGATCGGTTGAATGAGCTGGCGGGCATGGAGGTGCGCGCGATAGGCGGTCTGTTCTTTCCGGGAGATGCCCATCTGCGGCCCGATCGATTTACGGCAGCGCTGCACCGCTATCTGGAACGGCAGGGCGTGCAGTTTTTGCCAGAGACAGAGGTTACCGGACTGGTGCGTCGAGGACGCCAGGTAACCGAGGTGCAGACGTCTAATGGCACGCTGGCCGCCGATCAGGTGGTGGTGGCTGCCGGCGCCTGGTCGGCCCGTCTGGTACGGGCAGTCGGATACCGGTTGCCGTTGCAGCCGGCCAAGGGGTATAGTTTAACCTTCACGCCGCCACCAGAGCTGGTGCCCCGGCGTCCGCTGCTCCTGACTGAGACCAAAGTGGCAGTAACCCCATTCCGGGAGGCATTTCGCCTGGCTGGAACGCTGGAGCTGTCCGGGCTGGAGCTGTCTATTCGACAGCGACGCGTGCAGGCCATTTACCGAGCTGCTCAACGGTACCTGCCAGCGCTACCCTTGCCTCCAATAGAGCAGGCTGAGATCTGGGCGGGGCTGCGTCCCTGCACCCCGGATGGCCTGCCGGTAGTTGATCGGGTGCCCGGTACCGACAACCTCTGGCTGGCCACCGGCCATGCCATGCTGGGCATTTCACTGGCGGCTGTGACCGGTGAGCTGGTGGCAGCGCTTGTTGGAGAAGACACGCCTCCAATTGATCCGGCGCTGCTACGAGCCGATCGGTGGAGCTCGTGA
- a CDS encoding 4-hydroxyproline epimerase produces MARYTFWCIDAHTCGNPVRVVVGGAPPLQGDTMAEKRLDFMARYDWIRTGLMFEPRGHDMMSGSLLYPTQRPDCDIGLVFIETSGCLPMCGHGTIGTVTVLLEHGLVRPRREGVVALEVPAGRVEAYYRKVGDYVEAVRIVNVPSFLYAEGLCVECPELGVLRVDVAYGGNFYAIIDPQENYPGLEAISALDILRWSPVIRERLNAAHRFVHPEDPRISGLSHVMWTGPPRHPEANARNAVFYGRRAIDRSPCGTGTSARMAQLYAKGKLNVGDSFVHESIIGSLFIGRVEATARVGEYPAIIPSIEGWARVIGFNTIFIDEADPYCHGFQVL; encoded by the coding sequence ATGGCGCGCTACACGTTCTGGTGCATTGATGCGCACACCTGTGGCAATCCGGTGCGGGTTGTGGTAGGGGGAGCGCCCCCGTTGCAGGGCGATACGATGGCCGAAAAGCGGCTGGATTTTATGGCACGTTACGACTGGATTCGCACCGGGTTAATGTTTGAGCCGCGCGGCCACGACATGATGTCGGGCAGTCTGCTTTACCCGACGCAACGGCCTGACTGCGATATAGGGCTGGTCTTTATTGAGACAAGCGGTTGCCTGCCCATGTGCGGGCATGGAACGATCGGAACGGTCACGGTGCTGCTGGAACATGGTCTGGTGCGTCCCCGAAGGGAAGGGGTCGTGGCGCTTGAAGTACCTGCTGGCCGCGTAGAGGCCTACTATCGGAAGGTCGGTGACTATGTGGAGGCGGTGCGCATTGTCAACGTGCCTTCGTTTCTCTATGCAGAGGGCCTTTGCGTGGAGTGTCCGGAGCTGGGCGTGTTACGGGTAGACGTGGCTTATGGCGGGAACTTCTACGCGATTATTGATCCCCAGGAGAACTATCCGGGCCTGGAGGCCATCTCGGCGCTGGACATACTGCGCTGGAGTCCGGTGATTCGGGAGCGGTTGAATGCCGCGCACCGTTTTGTGCACCCTGAAGATCCACGCATTTCGGGGCTCAGTCATGTCATGTGGACCGGTCCGCCGCGTCATCCGGAAGCCAATGCCCGCAACGCGGTCTTTTACGGCAGGAGAGCCATCGACCGGTCGCCCTGTGGGACGGGCACGTCAGCTCGGATGGCCCAGCTCTACGCGAAAGGGAAGCTGAACGTAGGGGACAGCTTTGTGCACGAGAGCATTATCGGCAGCCTGTTCATCGGGCGTGTTGAAGCGACGGCGCGCGTGGGAGAATACCCTGCCATCATTCCCAGCATTGAAGGATGGGCCCGGGTGATCGGATTCAACACGATTTTCATTGATGAAGCTGATCCATACTGTCATGGCTTTCAGGTGCTCTAA
- a CDS encoding GntR family transcriptional regulator, whose product MRVRRISLADQAYEALEHRIVTLRLVPGTVVTEQELVEDIGIGRTPLREAVLRLAQEHLVTVLPRKGIYISEINLTEQLAVLEVRRELDRLMVRRAARLARPQERAQFARLAQAMRQLQEPDLDAFMQLDRRFDHLVEAACHNRFAVRAVAPLHTLSRRFWYAYHHEGDLEEAIQLHTQLMECIAEEAVEAAEAASEELIRAMERFTHRVIQRTVAP is encoded by the coding sequence ATGAGAGTACGTCGCATAAGTTTAGCCGATCAGGCCTACGAGGCCCTGGAGCATCGCATCGTGACGCTTCGGCTTGTACCGGGCACTGTGGTTACGGAGCAGGAGTTGGTGGAGGACATTGGCATTGGTCGCACGCCGTTGCGGGAGGCTGTGCTTCGCCTGGCTCAGGAGCACCTGGTAACTGTATTGCCGCGCAAAGGGATTTACATTTCAGAGATTAACCTGACGGAGCAGTTGGCCGTACTGGAAGTGCGACGGGAGCTAGACCGGCTGATGGTACGGCGGGCTGCCCGGCTGGCTCGTCCGCAGGAGCGCGCGCAGTTTGCCCGTCTGGCGCAGGCCATGCGTCAGTTGCAGGAGCCGGACCTGGACGCGTTCATGCAGTTAGACCGTCGATTTGATCATCTGGTTGAGGCGGCCTGCCACAACCGGTTTGCGGTTCGGGCAGTAGCGCCGCTGCATACGCTGAGCCGCCGTTTCTGGTATGCCTATCATCATGAAGGCGACCTGGAAGAGGCCATTCAACTGCATACGCAATTGATGGAGTGCATTGCAGAAGAGGCGGTTGAGGCGGCCGAAGCAGCTTCTGAGGAATTAATTCGGGCGATGGAGCGTTTTACGCATCGGGTGATTCAGCGAACGGTTGCGCCCTGA